In one window of Nakamurella sp. PAMC28650 DNA:
- a CDS encoding lamin tail domain-containing protein: MTSLIAAAALVGPVAADAVPSVSLVIDEVYGGGGNSGSEYTNDFIELQNRGTAPVTLDGLSLQYTSAAGTATWQVTPLTGSVAPGAYFVVAEGKGVGGTTPVPSQLTGTIAMSATSGTIALVDNTTALGCHDSAACGAATVDLVGYGTAVINENAPAVGLDNSHSAGRLSAADTDSNAEDFIAQEPTPGLPTPVVAPPPPVEPGDTRIHDIQGTSFVSPLDGRVVTGVPGIVTAVRTAGSSRGYFVQDPRPDADPATSEGVFVFASVPTVTVGDAVLFSGKVQDYYADGAPAKARTLSVTEITNSTVFVVSHDNALPAPEVITPTTVPELYAPSLGGGNIEANPITPVRSALDFWESREGMRVEVDDARVVGPTDSYGEQYVTTKPSQKTSYRGGTLLASENATPSGRLEIAPVIANPGVSVGDVYTGAIIGPVDYSQFGGYLVAATQLGAVARGKIAPVVATTPGARQLSIATYNVENLAPTDGQSKFDALAKGIVLNLQAPDIVAVEEVQDNSGATDNAVVAADVTIKKLTDAIVAAGGPQYHSREIDPTNDKDGGQPGGNIRNVFLFDPARVSFVDAGSSTADRTVTGTAVTGSFLRPGLTLSPGRIDPGNTAWTSSRKPLVGEFRFRGLPVFVVANHFNSKGGDGNADGRFQYPTRSSEVQRQQQATLVHQFVQQILRRNPLAQTVVLGDLNDYQFSPALQVLRTGTADGSGRPVLVDLIATLPADQQYTYVYQGISQILDHILVTPGTYLTGSVDYQVIHINSEFANQTSDHDPQVVRLFGSYR; the protein is encoded by the coding sequence GTGACATCGCTGATCGCTGCGGCCGCTCTGGTGGGTCCCGTCGCCGCAGATGCCGTTCCGTCGGTCAGCCTGGTGATCGACGAGGTGTACGGCGGTGGCGGCAATTCCGGGTCCGAGTACACCAACGACTTCATCGAGCTGCAGAACCGGGGTACGGCCCCGGTCACCCTCGACGGCTTGTCGCTGCAGTACACCTCGGCGGCCGGTACGGCCACGTGGCAGGTCACCCCATTGACCGGTTCGGTGGCCCCCGGTGCCTACTTCGTGGTCGCCGAGGGCAAGGGCGTCGGCGGGACGACGCCGGTTCCGTCCCAGCTGACCGGCACCATCGCGATGAGTGCCACATCCGGGACGATCGCCCTCGTCGACAACACCACGGCGCTCGGTTGCCACGACTCGGCCGCCTGCGGGGCCGCGACCGTGGATCTTGTCGGATACGGGACCGCGGTGATCAACGAGAACGCCCCCGCCGTCGGCCTGGACAACTCGCACTCGGCCGGTCGGCTCTCTGCTGCTGATACCGACTCCAACGCAGAGGATTTCATCGCTCAGGAGCCGACACCCGGCCTTCCGACGCCGGTGGTCGCCCCGCCCCCGCCGGTCGAGCCGGGCGACACCAGGATCCACGACATCCAGGGCACGTCGTTCGTCTCGCCGCTCGACGGCCGGGTTGTCACCGGGGTCCCGGGCATCGTCACCGCGGTGCGTACCGCCGGCAGCAGCCGTGGCTACTTCGTCCAGGATCCCCGGCCCGACGCCGACCCGGCCACCAGCGAAGGTGTCTTCGTCTTCGCCAGTGTGCCGACGGTGACGGTCGGCGACGCGGTGTTGTTCTCCGGGAAGGTCCAGGACTACTACGCCGACGGCGCGCCGGCGAAGGCACGGACGCTGTCGGTCACCGAGATCACCAACTCCACCGTTTTCGTGGTCAGCCACGACAATGCGCTGCCCGCACCCGAGGTGATCACCCCGACCACCGTCCCGGAGCTGTACGCGCCGAGCCTCGGTGGCGGCAACATCGAGGCCAATCCCATCACCCCGGTTCGCTCGGCCCTGGATTTCTGGGAGTCCAGGGAGGGGATGCGCGTCGAGGTGGACGACGCACGGGTGGTCGGCCCGACCGATTCCTACGGCGAGCAGTACGTGACCACCAAACCGAGCCAGAAGACGAGCTACCGCGGCGGCACCCTGCTGGCCTCGGAGAACGCGACGCCGTCGGGCCGGCTGGAAATCGCGCCGGTGATCGCCAACCCCGGCGTCAGTGTGGGAGACGTCTACACCGGTGCCATCATCGGACCGGTCGACTACTCGCAGTTCGGCGGCTATCTCGTCGCGGCGACCCAGCTCGGCGCGGTGGCCCGTGGCAAAATCGCGCCCGTGGTGGCCACCACACCGGGCGCCCGTCAGCTGTCCATCGCCACCTACAACGTGGAGAACCTGGCCCCCACCGATGGGCAGAGCAAATTCGATGCGCTGGCCAAGGGCATCGTGCTCAACCTCCAGGCGCCGGACATCGTGGCGGTGGAAGAGGTCCAGGACAACAGCGGTGCGACCGACAACGCTGTCGTCGCAGCGGATGTGACGATCAAGAAGCTGACCGACGCCATCGTGGCAGCCGGCGGACCGCAGTACCACTCGCGCGAGATCGACCCGACGAACGACAAGGACGGCGGCCAGCCGGGCGGCAACATACGCAACGTGTTCCTGTTCGACCCCGCCAGGGTCAGTTTCGTCGACGCGGGTTCCTCGACGGCCGATCGGACGGTCACCGGGACCGCGGTGACCGGCTCGTTCCTGCGACCCGGCCTGACCCTGTCACCCGGCCGGATCGACCCGGGCAACACGGCCTGGACCTCCAGCCGCAAACCTCTGGTCGGCGAGTTCCGGTTCCGCGGCCTACCGGTGTTCGTCGTGGCCAACCACTTCAACTCCAAAGGCGGGGACGGCAACGCCGACGGCCGCTTCCAGTACCCGACGCGCAGCTCCGAGGTCCAGCGACAGCAGCAGGCCACCCTGGTCCACCAATTCGTGCAACAAATCCTGCGCCGCAATCCCCTGGCCCAGACCGTCGTGCTCGGGGACCTGAACGACTACCAGTTCAGCCCGGCTCTGCAGGTCCTGCGGACCGGAACCGCGGATGGCTCCGGCCGGCCGGTGCTGGTCGACCTGATTGCGACGCTGCCGGCCGATCAGCAGTACACGTACGTCTACCAGGGCATCTCGCAGATCCTGGATCACATCCTGGTGACGCCCGGGACCTACCTCACCGGCTCGGTCGACTACCAGGTGATCCACATCAACAGCGAATTCGCGAACCAGACGAGCGATCACGACCCGCAGGTGGTGCGGCTGTTCGGGTCCTATCGCTGA
- a CDS encoding GNAT family N-acetyltransferase, whose amino-acid sequence MSDAIKQRAGPAGIVDTRDDRGPFRSKPELKGEVVLLRPFTESDIAAMGAVLADPDVRRLTGSVHTTAAASNACTELDKLTLAWYLGLAARPERLDLAIIDLASGRCVGEVVLNHLDAGNDSCNFRILIGPQGRNRGLGSEAVQLITDHAFRTTALWRISLEVYSFNPRARRVYERAGFQAEGVLRGALRFDDGRVDAVVMSLLRTDWEGKLRDA is encoded by the coding sequence ATGAGCGATGCGATCAAACAGCGGGCTGGGCCGGCGGGAATAGTGGACACGCGGGACGACCGTGGACCATTTCGGAGCAAGCCCGAGCTCAAGGGCGAGGTCGTCCTCCTGCGTCCGTTCACCGAGAGTGACATTGCAGCGATGGGCGCTGTTCTCGCTGACCCTGACGTTCGGCGTCTCACCGGCTCGGTGCACACGACCGCCGCAGCCTCGAACGCATGCACAGAGCTCGACAAGCTCACGCTCGCCTGGTATCTCGGTCTTGCCGCTCGTCCCGAACGGCTTGATCTCGCGATCATCGACCTCGCCTCGGGACGCTGTGTCGGCGAGGTGGTACTGAACCATCTGGATGCCGGCAACGACTCCTGCAACTTCCGGATCCTCATCGGGCCGCAGGGCCGCAACCGCGGGCTCGGTTCCGAAGCGGTGCAACTGATCACCGATCACGCATTCCGCACCACCGCTCTGTGGCGCATCAGCCTCGAGGTCTACTCGTTCAACCCCAGAGCCCGGCGGGTCTACGAGCGGGCGGGGTTCCAGGCGGAGGGAGTGCTGCGAGGTGCGCTGCGCTTCGACGACGGCCGGGTCGACGCTGTCGTGATGTCGCTGCTACGCACCGACTGGGAGGGGAAGCTTCGGGACGCGTAG
- a CDS encoding MFS transporter, producing the protein MEAVPAPAPRASFVRFWVAATVSSFGSAVTAVAMPVLVVQLLGATPLEVGVVNAAQFVPYALLGLFAGAYTDRWRRKPLLVWAGVGRALSLGAIPILWGMGLLRIWMLVIVLLSFGAFSVFGFAAMQSLLPRLVPRTRLVTANARLDQTDAAAQTLGPAIGGGLVGLLGAPVAVAIDAISYLLDAAMCASIRVDEPRPAARNRNLRAEIREGLQWTYRHRTLGPLAASTHIWFLANGAAMTVLSLLALRSLGFTAFTFGLLLAVFGIAGLFGASIAPRVGVRLGSGRVVIVARLAYPIVWLLVAIAPATVVGEVLLFVALSLQGIAAGVENSNEMGYWQARTPDELLGRVNATRRAANRTAGALGALLAGLFVGLIGDQATLVGVTIVFALAALIAARSPLKERAQQ; encoded by the coding sequence ATGGAAGCCGTGCCCGCTCCAGCGCCTCGCGCGTCCTTCGTCCGGTTCTGGGTGGCTGCGACGGTCAGTTCCTTTGGTTCGGCCGTGACAGCAGTGGCAATGCCGGTGCTGGTGGTCCAGTTGCTCGGCGCGACACCACTGGAGGTCGGTGTGGTGAACGCTGCCCAGTTTGTGCCGTATGCGCTCCTCGGGCTATTTGCCGGCGCGTATACCGATCGGTGGCGGCGTAAACCCTTGTTGGTGTGGGCCGGTGTCGGACGGGCACTGTCGCTGGGCGCCATACCGATCTTGTGGGGAATGGGGTTGCTGCGAATCTGGATGCTGGTCATCGTCCTGTTGTCATTCGGCGCATTTTCCGTTTTCGGGTTCGCCGCGATGCAGTCGCTGCTTCCTCGCCTGGTGCCTCGGACGAGACTGGTGACGGCCAATGCGCGGCTCGACCAGACGGATGCCGCCGCGCAGACCCTCGGACCAGCGATCGGCGGCGGGCTGGTCGGGCTCCTGGGAGCACCGGTGGCGGTTGCCATCGACGCGATCAGCTACCTCCTGGACGCAGCGATGTGCGCGAGCATTCGGGTTGACGAACCCCGACCTGCTGCCCGGAACCGCAATCTTCGCGCCGAGATCCGTGAAGGTCTGCAGTGGACGTATCGTCATCGCACGTTGGGTCCATTGGCGGCGTCGACGCACATCTGGTTCCTGGCCAACGGTGCCGCGATGACAGTGCTCTCCCTCCTTGCGCTGCGATCCCTCGGGTTCACCGCCTTCACGTTCGGACTGCTGCTGGCGGTCTTCGGCATCGCCGGCCTGTTCGGGGCGTCGATCGCGCCGCGGGTCGGCGTCCGGCTCGGATCGGGACGTGTGGTCATCGTCGCGCGCCTGGCGTACCCGATCGTCTGGCTTCTCGTGGCCATCGCTCCCGCCACCGTTGTCGGTGAGGTCCTGCTGTTCGTTGCACTTTCTCTGCAGGGTATTGCGGCCGGCGTGGAGAACTCGAACGAGATGGGCTACTGGCAGGCACGCACACCTGACGAACTGCTCGGTCGGGTGAACGCCACCCGACGCGCGGCCAATCGAACGGCGGGCGCGCTCGGAGCGCTCCTTGCCGGCCTCTTCGTCGGCCTGATCGGTGATCAGGCAACGCTCGTCGGCGTGACCATCGTTTTCGCTCTCGCCGCGCTCATCGCGGCGCGATCACCGCTGAAGGAAAGGGCTCAACAATGA
- a CDS encoding phosphate-starvation-inducible PsiE family protein, with protein MTDQPSNAVEHRTESAPHSRPRHLVWGDRLLEGAETLIYLGIALFLTVTAASLVVVAGREVGSLFGDGATNGDAAVKVLDILLLIFIVVELLFAVRTTVVRRELLAEPFLLVGIIASIKEIVVLSVKAADEVGRGGPFDDSIREISVLGGLVLVLGLTAYLLRRKEREPDEGRG; from the coding sequence ATGACCGATCAGCCCAGCAACGCCGTCGAGCACCGGACCGAAAGCGCGCCGCACAGCCGTCCACGCCACCTGGTCTGGGGTGATCGACTCCTGGAGGGTGCAGAAACCCTGATCTACCTCGGCATCGCCCTTTTCCTGACGGTGACGGCCGCATCGCTCGTGGTGGTCGCCGGTCGCGAGGTCGGATCGCTGTTCGGTGATGGCGCGACCAACGGCGACGCGGCCGTGAAGGTGCTGGACATCCTGCTGCTGATCTTCATCGTCGTCGAGTTGCTGTTCGCCGTCCGGACCACGGTCGTCCGACGTGAACTGCTTGCCGAGCCATTTCTGCTGGTGGGCATCATCGCGTCGATCAAGGAGATCGTCGTGCTGTCGGTCAAGGCAGCCGACGAGGTGGGCCGCGGTGGCCCGTTCGACGACTCGATCCGGGAGATCTCGGTCCTGGGCGGCCTGGTGCTCGTGTTGGGCCTGACTGCCTACCTGCTGCGGCGCAAGGAGCGGGAGCCTGACGAGGGCCGGGGCTGA
- a CDS encoding PIG-L deacetylase family protein, which produces MSLIVFSPHLDDGVLSASAQLVRAGATLLTVFGGVPPGDTPRGRWDRLTGAGSCAQRQVERLAENHVAADILGCSVETWDELEAQYRRRPIDGPDLVRRIRSAIGAVDEIWVPVAIGSHPHHVAVRDLVLTATEDSELRRRVRFHSDLPYSLHHGWPTWVAGTRPDPYLDVDGWMREELVTAGLDPEALVARVHVLDADLRRLKERASLAYRSQMPALGLDPRDRRRWEAFLGYEVSWVAA; this is translated from the coding sequence ATGAGCCTGATCGTGTTTTCGCCACACCTGGACGACGGGGTGCTGTCCGCCTCTGCGCAACTGGTGCGCGCCGGCGCCACCCTCCTCACCGTGTTCGGCGGTGTCCCGCCGGGCGACACCCCGAGGGGACGGTGGGATCGACTCACCGGGGCCGGCAGCTGCGCGCAGCGTCAGGTGGAGCGGCTCGCCGAGAACCATGTTGCTGCCGATATTCTCGGGTGCTCCGTGGAAACCTGGGACGAGTTGGAGGCCCAGTACCGTCGCCGGCCGATCGACGGTCCGGATCTGGTCCGGCGGATCCGTTCCGCGATCGGCGCCGTCGATGAGATCTGGGTACCGGTGGCGATCGGAAGCCACCCCCACCACGTCGCCGTGCGCGACCTGGTCCTAACCGCCACGGAGGATTCAGAACTTCGACGCAGGGTGCGATTCCACTCCGACCTGCCCTACTCCCTGCACCACGGATGGCCGACCTGGGTCGCCGGCACCCGGCCCGATCCGTATCTGGACGTCGACGGCTGGATGCGGGAGGAACTCGTGACGGCCGGGCTCGACCCGGAGGCACTCGTCGCCCGTGTCCATGTCCTGGATGCCGACCTGCGCCGCCTCAAGGAACGGGCATCCCTGGCCTACCGGTCGCAGATGCCCGCGCTCGGTCTGGACCCACGAGACCGGCGTCGGTGGGAGGCTTTTCTGGGCTACGAGGTGTCCTGGGTCGCAGCCTGA
- a CDS encoding septum formation family protein: MSGGARCQVAQTGADLRAHRRTFGQVERRWSGLVILAAVMFAVAVAPAIGGRAVGGTAVIGSIPGPPRVGDCLLQRPAGPETVDKTGAPLYGTLTTAPCAGRRFGDVVAVIAGGLSTGPVEVADDDGVISYDDPNRHLCSAALAGYLHGARPAGAWSPAIAFSTVIGGPSGLQRRTGQSWVVCVAQAEGSDGKATPYVGALSTSDSADLLPARVAEAATCLSLTDFFLQRPLDCRQPHPVESMAMLLTDHPSTTLAGLRARCRELARSYTQMSDPTAGGRLIDAVVAVHRASDGTQAPGLVTGDETGFARCVVQTNGSRQLIGSLLGLRDRPVPFAR, from the coding sequence ATGTCAGGTGGCGCACGATGTCAGGTGGCGCAGACCGGGGCCGACCTGAGGGCGCATCGGCGTACCTTCGGGCAGGTGGAACGGCGCTGGAGCGGGCTGGTGATCCTCGCGGCCGTGATGTTCGCGGTGGCCGTCGCACCCGCGATAGGCGGCCGGGCGGTGGGCGGGACAGCCGTGATCGGCTCGATCCCCGGGCCGCCCCGGGTCGGGGACTGCCTGCTGCAGCGGCCCGCCGGGCCCGAGACCGTCGACAAGACCGGCGCACCGCTGTACGGCACCTTGACCACCGCGCCCTGCGCCGGGCGTCGTTTCGGTGATGTCGTCGCGGTGATCGCCGGCGGCCTGTCCACCGGGCCCGTCGAAGTGGCGGATGACGACGGCGTGATCAGCTACGACGACCCGAATCGACACCTCTGCAGCGCCGCTCTGGCCGGCTATCTCCATGGGGCGCGACCGGCGGGAGCGTGGAGCCCGGCGATCGCCTTCTCCACCGTGATCGGTGGTCCGAGCGGCCTCCAGCGCAGGACGGGGCAGTCCTGGGTGGTCTGCGTCGCCCAGGCAGAAGGTTCCGACGGGAAGGCCACCCCCTACGTCGGCGCCCTGTCGACGAGCGACAGCGCGGATCTCCTCCCGGCCCGGGTAGCGGAAGCGGCGACCTGCCTCAGTTTGACGGACTTCTTCCTCCAGCGACCCCTTGACTGCCGGCAGCCTCATCCGGTGGAGAGCATGGCGATGCTCTTGACCGACCACCCGTCGACCACCCTGGCCGGCCTCCGGGCCCGATGCCGCGAGCTGGCCCGCTCCTACACGCAGATGTCCGACCCGACGGCGGGCGGCCGGCTGATCGATGCGGTGGTGGCAGTGCATCGGGCCAGTGACGGCACCCAGGCCCCGGGTCTCGTCACCGGGGACGAGACGGGCTTCGCCCGCTGCGTGGTGCAGACGAACGGGTCGCGTCAGCTGATCGGATCACTGCTCGGTCTGCGGGACCGACCGGTGCCGTTCGCCCGGTGA
- a CDS encoding acyltransferase family protein: protein MTKSPAAGLPTDRLPQAVTVTARGDRTFRPDIQGLRAIAVVLVVLYHAGVPGLVGGYVGVDVFFVISGFLITRQLVAEHLRSGRISLSGFYARRIRRLLPSALTVIVATELVARFWGPPLQAPSVARDGIFSTFYLMNYRLAALGIDYQNAGGPVSPLQHFWSLAVEEQFYIFWPLVIIVLGILVRTMLIRTLAVVAAGAVVTSFVLSILVTGHDAALAYFALQTRAWELGIGALITLATPWLLRLPAVLTTVSGWSGLVLIVAAALLYTDATPFPGSAAALPVVGAALVIASGVTPRTAASGTRTAELLLGRSGMAFLGRMSYGWYLWHWPMIVLVPVVIGAAFGWPAKLGVSVLALGLAVVMQSVIEKPAARGRWGPRRWLVGGALMSASATVVAVLVLVLPQAGLNNTGPASALSLEGLDTAQLSALLDRAYVSPDIPSNLSPTLSAAVGDVPPTTANGCHAAFLEVAQPPCVFGDPVGRRTVVLFGDSHAEQWFGALDALAAAKGWKFVSWTKAACPLADVTFRSAQLQRPYTECPAWRTATEQKIADLHPDLVIASGADPLPGPSYPNVTWSGRTVSTLSVLKRAAAQVVYLADTPLPGTDVPVCLAAHLRSPQQCTFTRESLTAGLTAQNQQPGRHAAVLAAARGLGVTVIDPTDWFCSAGGCPVIVENTLLYRDATHMTQSYSRILAPTMGRALAGVVPWMGT from the coding sequence TTGACGAAGAGCCCGGCCGCGGGGCTGCCGACCGACCGCCTGCCGCAGGCGGTCACCGTGACCGCCCGGGGAGATCGCACCTTCCGGCCGGACATCCAGGGCCTGCGGGCGATCGCCGTCGTGCTGGTGGTGCTCTACCACGCGGGGGTGCCCGGTCTGGTCGGCGGCTACGTCGGGGTGGACGTCTTCTTCGTCATCTCCGGATTCCTGATCACCCGCCAGCTGGTCGCCGAACACCTGCGCAGCGGCCGGATCTCGCTGTCCGGCTTCTATGCCAGGCGGATCCGCCGGCTGCTGCCCTCGGCGCTGACGGTGATCGTGGCGACCGAGTTGGTGGCGCGCTTCTGGGGGCCGCCACTGCAGGCGCCTTCGGTGGCCCGGGACGGCATCTTCAGCACCTTCTACCTGATGAACTACCGGCTGGCCGCACTCGGTATCGACTACCAGAACGCCGGTGGGCCGGTGTCGCCACTGCAGCATTTCTGGTCGCTCGCCGTCGAGGAGCAGTTCTACATCTTCTGGCCGCTGGTCATCATCGTGCTCGGGATCCTGGTGCGCACGATGTTGATCCGCACCCTGGCGGTCGTGGCGGCCGGTGCGGTGGTGACCTCGTTCGTGCTGTCGATCCTGGTCACCGGGCACGACGCCGCACTGGCCTACTTCGCCCTGCAGACCCGGGCCTGGGAACTCGGGATCGGCGCGTTGATCACGCTGGCCACCCCCTGGCTGCTGCGCTTACCGGCCGTCCTGACGACCGTCTCCGGTTGGTCGGGTCTCGTCCTGATCGTGGCCGCAGCCCTGCTCTACACCGACGCCACCCCGTTTCCGGGCAGCGCTGCCGCACTCCCCGTCGTCGGCGCCGCACTGGTGATCGCCTCCGGTGTGACGCCCAGGACCGCAGCATCGGGCACGCGCACGGCCGAACTCCTGCTGGGCCGCTCCGGGATGGCGTTCCTCGGCCGGATGTCCTACGGCTGGTACCTCTGGCACTGGCCGATGATCGTCCTGGTGCCGGTGGTGATCGGGGCGGCCTTCGGTTGGCCGGCCAAGCTCGGAGTGTCGGTCCTGGCCCTGGGCCTCGCGGTCGTGATGCAGTCCGTCATCGAGAAGCCTGCTGCGCGCGGAAGATGGGGGCCGCGCCGCTGGCTCGTCGGCGGAGCACTGATGTCCGCGTCGGCAACGGTGGTGGCGGTGTTGGTCCTGGTGCTTCCGCAGGCCGGCCTGAACAACACCGGGCCGGCCTCGGCGTTGAGCCTGGAGGGCCTCGACACCGCACAGTTGAGCGCACTGCTCGACCGGGCGTACGTCTCCCCGGACATCCCCTCGAACCTCTCGCCGACCCTGTCCGCCGCAGTGGGCGATGTCCCGCCGACGACCGCGAACGGGTGTCACGCCGCCTTCCTGGAAGTCGCCCAACCGCCATGCGTGTTCGGTGATCCCGTCGGCCGGCGGACCGTGGTGCTGTTCGGCGACTCGCACGCCGAGCAGTGGTTCGGCGCGCTGGACGCGCTCGCCGCGGCGAAGGGTTGGAAGTTCGTCTCCTGGACGAAGGCGGCGTGCCCGCTGGCCGACGTCACCTTCCGCAGCGCGCAGCTGCAGCGTCCCTACACCGAGTGTCCGGCCTGGCGGACGGCCACCGAGCAGAAGATCGCCGACCTGCACCCGGACCTGGTCATCGCCAGCGGAGCCGACCCGCTCCCCGGTCCGTCCTACCCGAACGTCACCTGGTCCGGCCGGACCGTCAGCACGCTGTCCGTTCTGAAGAGGGCCGCAGCCCAGGTCGTGTACCTCGCGGACACCCCGCTGCCCGGTACCGACGTCCCCGTCTGCCTGGCCGCGCACCTGAGGTCGCCGCAGCAGTGCACCTTCACCCGCGAATCGCTGACCGCCGGCCTGACCGCACAGAACCAACAGCCGGGTCGCCACGCCGCCGTCCTCGCCGCAGCGCGTGGCCTGGGTGTCACGGTGATCGACCCGACCGACTGGTTCTGCTCGGCCGGCGGATGCCCGGTGATCGTCGAGAACACCCTGCTCTACCGCGACGCCACCCACATGACGCAGTCCTACAGCCGGATCCTGGCTCCGACGATGGGGCGCGCGCTGGCGGGTGTGGTGCCGTGGATGGGGACCTGA
- a CDS encoding diguanylate cyclase domain-containing protein, whose product MLLSRLGVQGRRRERVIEEPTRAPRSDPRDLYEVITTIHAQHDLAATMQAVADAVVRAVGFGVAVVSVVRPDGSFTTIAVAGSDHARHELLGHSRPASVYENEFAVADCWGALRFVPHERAPDDLAMGWVPDIAISSERNAWHPLDALFAPLRSSAGDLIGVISVDMPADGLRPAEEQRGLLEMLGVEAGIALDNALLTERLRAGEEVFRQAFDGTGGGMALIGVVGGEEGAFTRVNPAFCRIVGYTADQLLKMTPEVLTHAEDRGLDRDLVADLIAGESTVYRREKRYLHQNGTTVWVTVTATIARRDDGSPLCAVSQIEDISARRSQLEQLHHQASHDPLTNLPHRTVIFERLEESIDTARRTGRPGAVLFLDLNDFKQVNDLHGHPIGDQVLIMLAGRIRSSVREADLVGRLGGDEFVVIADDLDDDGGQLLAGRIEAAVSAPITNKGVAVTVTVSVGVTAVGTQGGDATQIMQDADQAMYRSKVRSRRLPEGGRLAQG is encoded by the coding sequence GTGTTGCTCAGTAGACTCGGAGTCCAAGGACGGCGGAGGGAGCGGGTCATCGAAGAGCCGACTCGCGCGCCCAGGTCCGATCCGCGGGACCTCTACGAGGTCATCACGACGATCCACGCGCAGCACGACCTGGCCGCCACCATGCAGGCGGTCGCCGACGCGGTCGTGCGGGCCGTCGGATTCGGGGTGGCCGTGGTGAGCGTCGTCCGGCCGGACGGCAGCTTCACCACCATCGCCGTCGCCGGCAGCGACCATGCACGGCACGAACTGCTCGGGCACAGTCGTCCTGCGTCCGTCTACGAGAACGAATTCGCCGTGGCCGACTGCTGGGGCGCGCTCCGCTTCGTCCCCCACGAGCGCGCGCCGGACGACCTGGCCATGGGATGGGTCCCCGACATCGCGATCTCCTCGGAGCGCAACGCCTGGCATCCGCTCGACGCGTTGTTCGCACCGCTGCGCTCCTCCGCAGGCGACCTCATCGGCGTCATCTCCGTCGACATGCCGGCGGACGGTCTCCGACCGGCCGAGGAGCAGCGCGGTCTGCTGGAGATGCTGGGGGTCGAGGCCGGCATCGCACTGGACAACGCGCTGCTCACCGAGCGGCTGCGTGCCGGCGAGGAGGTGTTTCGTCAGGCCTTCGACGGCACCGGGGGCGGGATGGCACTGATCGGCGTCGTCGGTGGTGAGGAAGGTGCCTTCACGCGGGTGAATCCGGCGTTCTGCCGCATCGTCGGGTACACCGCCGACCAGCTGCTGAAGATGACACCCGAGGTCCTCACCCATGCTGAGGACCGCGGGCTCGACCGGGATCTCGTCGCCGACCTGATCGCCGGCGAGTCCACCGTCTACCGGCGCGAGAAGCGCTATCTGCACCAGAACGGAACGACGGTGTGGGTCACCGTGACCGCTACCATCGCCCGCCGTGATGACGGATCCCCGTTGTGCGCGGTGAGCCAGATCGAGGACATCTCCGCCCGGCGGAGCCAGCTCGAACAACTCCATCACCAGGCCAGCCACGATCCGCTGACCAATCTCCCCCACCGAACGGTGATCTTCGAGCGGCTCGAGGAGTCGATCGACACCGCCCGCAGAACGGGCCGTCCGGGGGCGGTGCTGTTCCTGGATCTCAATGATTTCAAGCAGGTCAACGATCTGCACGGACACCCGATCGGTGACCAGGTGCTGATCATGCTGGCCGGCCGCATCCGTTCGTCGGTACGGGAGGCCGATCTGGTCGGGCGCCTGGGCGGGGACGAATTCGTGGTGATCGCAGATGATCTCGACGACGACGGGGGTCAGTTGCTGGCCGGCCGGATCGAGGCCGCAGTCTCCGCGCCCATCACCAACAAGGGTGTCGCCGTCACCGTGACGGTCAGCGTCGGGGTCACCGCCGTCGGCACCCAGGGCGGCGACGCGACGCAGATCATGCAGGACGCAGACCAGGCGATGTATCGCAGCAAGGTCCGCAGCCGCCGGCTGCCCGAGGGCGGTAGGCTCGCCCAGGGCTGA